A genome region from Lytechinus pictus isolate F3 Inbred chromosome 16, Lp3.0, whole genome shotgun sequence includes the following:
- the LOC129279409 gene encoding collagen alpha-2(I) chain-like isoform X7 yields MPAAVKDSPNKVFVSNIPKTWDDAKLESIFVKFGKISQVNLMKHRETGESRGFGFITYDSEEDANDAIQGMNGKDIEGVELKVDAALKSLHSGGAGGERGGRGGFRGRGVPRGRGGPLMRGGPMGGGFSPRGGPRGGFMPRGRGGPFRGGMGGEEGGSRGRGRFDGPPRGGPPRGGPRGGMRGSPRGAPRGAPRGAPRGRGGPGRPLIDRPPMEEMDQDTGFNGPRGSRPLLGKEPLLQDPGAPDYHQAREPMGHPAERAPEGYRGGGYPDRGLLPTRQAQWDEAPVRRDLEPLMREREARAPPQMERHAAERPRSSFPPEREAGYGGRGGAGAAPASQYGEESYGGARGGARGGAAGRGAAQEEYGQQSRGAGGAYDYAESRPARAEYGAASAAAADPYRSRAPYGANSEPTPARQTRESFGERDYAPQARSADPYGAAPSAAASRGYGAREPALPRDAPMSREAPRGRDPMAARDYAPPARSQRDYAEPARREETVGDYARGGFAEERQASSFSSRTFDEYEKASSRGYGAASDSYGSARDPAGSSSSSRSAFSSRDQYPSGRGDRAEKPGYGDSYRTAPQSSYGGRSAPADRNGGGRPYSRY; encoded by the exons ATGCCTGCTGCAGTTAAAGACTCGCCAAACAAGGTCTTTGTGAGCAACATTCCTAAGACATGGGACGATGCGAAATTAGAATCAATATTTGTCAAGTTCGGCAAAATATCTCAAG TAAACTTGATGAAACATAGAGAGACCGGAGAATCTAGAGGATTTGGCTTCATCACATATGATAGCGAGGAGGATGCAAATGATGCTATACAGGGAATGAATGGAAAg GATATTGAAGGAGTGGAGCTGAAAGTAGATGCTGCCCTCAAGTCTCTACACTCAGGTGGAGCCGGTGGCGAAAGGGGCGGCCGAGGGGGCTTCAGAGGAAGAGGAGTCCCAAG aggAAGGGGAGGACCTCTTATGCGTGGAGGCCCAATGGGGGGCGGGTTCTCCCCAAGAGGCGGACCAAGGGGTGGCTTTATGCCAAGGGGGCGTGGCGGACCATTCAGAGGAGGCATGGGAGGTGAAGAAGGAGGAAGTCGAGGGCGTGGCCGATTTGATGGACCCCCACGAGGCGGACCACCAAGGGGCGGACCAAGGGGTGGCATGAGAGGGTCACCAAGGGGTGCGCCCAGAGGAGCACCCAGGGGGGCACCAAGGGGACGAGGTGGGCCAGGAAG acCTCTAATCGACAGACCTCCCATGGAAGAAATGGACCAAGATACAGGGTTCAACGGGCCCAGAGGAAGCAGACCTCTACTCGGTAAAG AGCCCCTATTACAAGACCCTGGAGCGCCAGATTACCATCAAGCTCGGGAACCCATGGGACATCCCGCCGAGAGAGCCCCAGAAGGATATCGTG GTGGCGGATACCCCGACCGAGGTTTGCTTCCAACTCGCCAAGCCCAGTGGGACGAGGCACCTGTGAGAAGAGATCtgg AACCCCTCATGCGTGAGAGAGAGGCTAGGGCGCCACCTCAAATGGAGCGTCATGCAG CAGAGCGCCCTCGCTCTTCCTTCCCACCAGAGCGTGAAGCAGGCTATGGTGGCCGTGGTGGCGCTGGTGCTGCTCCCGCTTCCCAGTATGGAGAAGAGAGCTATG GTGGAGCCCGTGGTGGAGCCCGAGGTGGAGCCGCTGGACGTGGTGCCGCCCAGGAGGAGTACGGCCAGCAGAGCCGTGGAGCAGGAGGAGCTTATGACTACGCCGAGTCCAGGCCTGCCAGGGCGGAGTATGGGGCTGCTTCTGCTGCCGCTGCTGATCCATACCGCTCCAGAGCTCCCTATGGAGCCAATAGTGAGCCAACTCCAGCTCGCCAAACCAGAGAAAG TTTTGGCGAGCGTGACTACGCGCCTCAAGCTCGAAGCGCCGACCCGTACGGTGCGGCTCCGTCGGCTGCAGCATCCCGAGGATACGGAGCCAGGGAGCCTGCCCTCCCCCGCGATGCACCCATGTCCCGTGAAGCACCAAGGGGACGCGACCCAATGGCCGCCCGGGACTACGCCCCTCCTGCCCGTAGCCAGAGGGACTATGCTGAACCGGCTAGACGTGAAGAGACTGTAGGGGATTACGCCAGGGGAGGCTTTGCTGAGGAAAGACAAGCATCTTCCTTTTCCTCAAGAACCTTTGATGAATATG AGAAGGCCAGTAGCCGGGGATACGGAGCTGCCTCAGACAGCTATGGCTCTGCCAGGGACCCTGCTG GAAGCTCATCAAGTTCAAGATCGGCCTTTTCCTCTCGCGATCAGTACCCAAGTGGGCGTGGCGATCGTGCCGAAAAGCCCGGGTACGGCGACTCTTACAGAACCGCACCCCAATCCTCCTACGGTGGCCGCTCTGCCCCCGCCGATAGAAATGGGGGCGGCCGCCCTTACAGCCGTTATTAG
- the LOC129279409 gene encoding RNA-binding motif protein, X chromosome-like isoform X15 produces the protein MPAAVKDSPNKVFVSNIPKTWDDAKLESIFVKFGKISQVNLMKHRETGESRGFGFITYDSEEDANDAIQGMNGKDIEGVELKVDAALKSLHSGGAGGERGGRGGFRGRGVPRGRGGPLMRGGPMGGGFSPRGGPRGGFMPRGRGGPFRGGMGGEEGGSRGRGRFDGPPRGGPPRGGPRGGMRGSPRGAPRGAPRGAPRGRGGPGRPLIDRPPMEEMDQDTGFNGPRGSRPLLGKEPLLQDPGAPDYHQAREPMGHPAERAPEGYREPLMREREARAPPQMERHAAERPRSSFPPEREAGYGGRGGAGAAPASQYGEESYGGARGGARGGAAGRGAAQEEYGQQSRGAGGAYDYAESRPARAEYGAASAAAADPYRSRAPYGANSEPTPARQTRESFGERDYAPQARSADPYGAAPSAAASRGYGAREPALPRDAPMSREAPRGRDPMAARDYAPPARSQRDYAEPARREETVGDYARGGFAEERQASSFSSRTFDEYEKASSRGYGAASDSYGSARDPAGSSSSSRSAFSSRDQYPSGRGDRAEKPGYGDSYRTAPQSSYGGRSAPADRNGGGRPYSRY, from the exons ATGCCTGCTGCAGTTAAAGACTCGCCAAACAAGGTCTTTGTGAGCAACATTCCTAAGACATGGGACGATGCGAAATTAGAATCAATATTTGTCAAGTTCGGCAAAATATCTCAAG TAAACTTGATGAAACATAGAGAGACCGGAGAATCTAGAGGATTTGGCTTCATCACATATGATAGCGAGGAGGATGCAAATGATGCTATACAGGGAATGAATGGAAAg GATATTGAAGGAGTGGAGCTGAAAGTAGATGCTGCCCTCAAGTCTCTACACTCAGGTGGAGCCGGTGGCGAAAGGGGCGGCCGAGGGGGCTTCAGAGGAAGAGGAGTCCCAAG aggAAGGGGAGGACCTCTTATGCGTGGAGGCCCAATGGGGGGCGGGTTCTCCCCAAGAGGCGGACCAAGGGGTGGCTTTATGCCAAGGGGGCGTGGCGGACCATTCAGAGGAGGCATGGGAGGTGAAGAAGGAGGAAGTCGAGGGCGTGGCCGATTTGATGGACCCCCACGAGGCGGACCACCAAGGGGCGGACCAAGGGGTGGCATGAGAGGGTCACCAAGGGGTGCGCCCAGAGGAGCACCCAGGGGGGCACCAAGGGGACGAGGTGGGCCAGGAAG acCTCTAATCGACAGACCTCCCATGGAAGAAATGGACCAAGATACAGGGTTCAACGGGCCCAGAGGAAGCAGACCTCTACTCGGTAAAG AGCCCCTATTACAAGACCCTGGAGCGCCAGATTACCATCAAGCTCGGGAACCCATGGGACATCCCGCCGAGAGAGCCCCAGAAGGATATCGTG AACCCCTCATGCGTGAGAGAGAGGCTAGGGCGCCACCTCAAATGGAGCGTCATGCAG CAGAGCGCCCTCGCTCTTCCTTCCCACCAGAGCGTGAAGCAGGCTATGGTGGCCGTGGTGGCGCTGGTGCTGCTCCCGCTTCCCAGTATGGAGAAGAGAGCTATG GTGGAGCCCGTGGTGGAGCCCGAGGTGGAGCCGCTGGACGTGGTGCCGCCCAGGAGGAGTACGGCCAGCAGAGCCGTGGAGCAGGAGGAGCTTATGACTACGCCGAGTCCAGGCCTGCCAGGGCGGAGTATGGGGCTGCTTCTGCTGCCGCTGCTGATCCATACCGCTCCAGAGCTCCCTATGGAGCCAATAGTGAGCCAACTCCAGCTCGCCAAACCAGAGAAAG TTTTGGCGAGCGTGACTACGCGCCTCAAGCTCGAAGCGCCGACCCGTACGGTGCGGCTCCGTCGGCTGCAGCATCCCGAGGATACGGAGCCAGGGAGCCTGCCCTCCCCCGCGATGCACCCATGTCCCGTGAAGCACCAAGGGGACGCGACCCAATGGCCGCCCGGGACTACGCCCCTCCTGCCCGTAGCCAGAGGGACTATGCTGAACCGGCTAGACGTGAAGAGACTGTAGGGGATTACGCCAGGGGAGGCTTTGCTGAGGAAAGACAAGCATCTTCCTTTTCCTCAAGAACCTTTGATGAATATG AGAAGGCCAGTAGCCGGGGATACGGAGCTGCCTCAGACAGCTATGGCTCTGCCAGGGACCCTGCTG GAAGCTCATCAAGTTCAAGATCGGCCTTTTCCTCTCGCGATCAGTACCCAAGTGGGCGTGGCGATCGTGCCGAAAAGCCCGGGTACGGCGACTCTTACAGAACCGCACCCCAATCCTCCTACGGTGGCCGCTCTGCCCCCGCCGATAGAAATGGGGGCGGCCGCCCTTACAGCCGTTATTAG
- the LOC129279409 gene encoding RNA-binding motif protein, X chromosome-like isoform X16 yields the protein MPAAVKDSPNKVFVSNIPKTWDDAKLESIFVKFGKISQVNLMKHRETGESRGFGFITYDSEEDANDAIQGMNGKDIEGVELKVDAALKSLHSGGAGGERGGRGGFRGRGVPRGRGGPLMRGGPMGGGFSPRGGPRGGFMPRGRGGPFRGGMGGEEGGSRGRGRFDGPPRGGPPRGGPRGGMRGSPRGAPRGAPRGAPRGRGGPGRPLIDRPPMEEMDQDTGFNGPRGSRPLLGKEPLLQDPGAPDYHQAREPMGHPAERAPEGYREPLMREREARAPPQMERHAERPRSSFPPEREAGYGGRGGAGAAPASQYGEESYGGARGGARGGAAGRGAAQEEYGQQSRGAGGAYDYAESRPARAEYGAASAAAADPYRSRAPYGANSEPTPARQTRESFGERDYAPQARSADPYGAAPSAAASRGYGAREPALPRDAPMSREAPRGRDPMAARDYAPPARSQRDYAEPARREETVGDYARGGFAEERQASSFSSRTFDEYEKASSRGYGAASDSYGSARDPAGSSSSSRSAFSSRDQYPSGRGDRAEKPGYGDSYRTAPQSSYGGRSAPADRNGGGRPYSRY from the exons ATGCCTGCTGCAGTTAAAGACTCGCCAAACAAGGTCTTTGTGAGCAACATTCCTAAGACATGGGACGATGCGAAATTAGAATCAATATTTGTCAAGTTCGGCAAAATATCTCAAG TAAACTTGATGAAACATAGAGAGACCGGAGAATCTAGAGGATTTGGCTTCATCACATATGATAGCGAGGAGGATGCAAATGATGCTATACAGGGAATGAATGGAAAg GATATTGAAGGAGTGGAGCTGAAAGTAGATGCTGCCCTCAAGTCTCTACACTCAGGTGGAGCCGGTGGCGAAAGGGGCGGCCGAGGGGGCTTCAGAGGAAGAGGAGTCCCAAG aggAAGGGGAGGACCTCTTATGCGTGGAGGCCCAATGGGGGGCGGGTTCTCCCCAAGAGGCGGACCAAGGGGTGGCTTTATGCCAAGGGGGCGTGGCGGACCATTCAGAGGAGGCATGGGAGGTGAAGAAGGAGGAAGTCGAGGGCGTGGCCGATTTGATGGACCCCCACGAGGCGGACCACCAAGGGGCGGACCAAGGGGTGGCATGAGAGGGTCACCAAGGGGTGCGCCCAGAGGAGCACCCAGGGGGGCACCAAGGGGACGAGGTGGGCCAGGAAG acCTCTAATCGACAGACCTCCCATGGAAGAAATGGACCAAGATACAGGGTTCAACGGGCCCAGAGGAAGCAGACCTCTACTCGGTAAAG AGCCCCTATTACAAGACCCTGGAGCGCCAGATTACCATCAAGCTCGGGAACCCATGGGACATCCCGCCGAGAGAGCCCCAGAAGGATATCGTG AACCCCTCATGCGTGAGAGAGAGGCTAGGGCGCCACCTCAAATGGAGCGTCATGCAG AGCGCCCTCGCTCTTCCTTCCCACCAGAGCGTGAAGCAGGCTATGGTGGCCGTGGTGGCGCTGGTGCTGCTCCCGCTTCCCAGTATGGAGAAGAGAGCTATG GTGGAGCCCGTGGTGGAGCCCGAGGTGGAGCCGCTGGACGTGGTGCCGCCCAGGAGGAGTACGGCCAGCAGAGCCGTGGAGCAGGAGGAGCTTATGACTACGCCGAGTCCAGGCCTGCCAGGGCGGAGTATGGGGCTGCTTCTGCTGCCGCTGCTGATCCATACCGCTCCAGAGCTCCCTATGGAGCCAATAGTGAGCCAACTCCAGCTCGCCAAACCAGAGAAAG TTTTGGCGAGCGTGACTACGCGCCTCAAGCTCGAAGCGCCGACCCGTACGGTGCGGCTCCGTCGGCTGCAGCATCCCGAGGATACGGAGCCAGGGAGCCTGCCCTCCCCCGCGATGCACCCATGTCCCGTGAAGCACCAAGGGGACGCGACCCAATGGCCGCCCGGGACTACGCCCCTCCTGCCCGTAGCCAGAGGGACTATGCTGAACCGGCTAGACGTGAAGAGACTGTAGGGGATTACGCCAGGGGAGGCTTTGCTGAGGAAAGACAAGCATCTTCCTTTTCCTCAAGAACCTTTGATGAATATG AGAAGGCCAGTAGCCGGGGATACGGAGCTGCCTCAGACAGCTATGGCTCTGCCAGGGACCCTGCTG GAAGCTCATCAAGTTCAAGATCGGCCTTTTCCTCTCGCGATCAGTACCCAAGTGGGCGTGGCGATCGTGCCGAAAAGCCCGGGTACGGCGACTCTTACAGAACCGCACCCCAATCCTCCTACGGTGGCCGCTCTGCCCCCGCCGATAGAAATGGGGGCGGCCGCCCTTACAGCCGTTATTAG
- the LOC129279409 gene encoding RNA-binding motif protein, X chromosome-like isoform X18 has translation MPAAVKDSPNKVFVSNIPKTWDDAKLESIFVKFGKISQVNLMKHRETGESRGFGFITYDSEEDANDAIQGMNGKDIEGVELKVDAALKSLHSGGAGGERGGRGGFRGRGVPRGRGGPLMRGGPMGGGFSPRGGPRGGFMPRGRGGPFRGGMGGEEGGSRGRGRFDGPPRGGPPRGGPRGGMRGSPRGAPRGAPRGAPRGRGGPGRPLIDRPPMEEMDQDTGFNGPRGSRPLLEPLLQDPGAPDYHQAREPMGHPAERAPEGYREPLMREREARAPPQMERHAERPRSSFPPEREAGYGGRGGAGAAPASQYGEESYGGARGGARGGAAGRGAAQEEYGQQSRGAGGAYDYAESRPARAEYGAASAAAADPYRSRAPYGANSEPTPARQTRESFGERDYAPQARSADPYGAAPSAAASRGYGAREPALPRDAPMSREAPRGRDPMAARDYAPPARSQRDYAEPARREETVGDYARGGFAEERQASSFSSRTFDEYEKASSRGYGAASDSYGSARDPAGSSSSSRSAFSSRDQYPSGRGDRAEKPGYGDSYRTAPQSSYGGRSAPADRNGGGRPYSRY, from the exons ATGCCTGCTGCAGTTAAAGACTCGCCAAACAAGGTCTTTGTGAGCAACATTCCTAAGACATGGGACGATGCGAAATTAGAATCAATATTTGTCAAGTTCGGCAAAATATCTCAAG TAAACTTGATGAAACATAGAGAGACCGGAGAATCTAGAGGATTTGGCTTCATCACATATGATAGCGAGGAGGATGCAAATGATGCTATACAGGGAATGAATGGAAAg GATATTGAAGGAGTGGAGCTGAAAGTAGATGCTGCCCTCAAGTCTCTACACTCAGGTGGAGCCGGTGGCGAAAGGGGCGGCCGAGGGGGCTTCAGAGGAAGAGGAGTCCCAAG aggAAGGGGAGGACCTCTTATGCGTGGAGGCCCAATGGGGGGCGGGTTCTCCCCAAGAGGCGGACCAAGGGGTGGCTTTATGCCAAGGGGGCGTGGCGGACCATTCAGAGGAGGCATGGGAGGTGAAGAAGGAGGAAGTCGAGGGCGTGGCCGATTTGATGGACCCCCACGAGGCGGACCACCAAGGGGCGGACCAAGGGGTGGCATGAGAGGGTCACCAAGGGGTGCGCCCAGAGGAGCACCCAGGGGGGCACCAAGGGGACGAGGTGGGCCAGGAAG acCTCTAATCGACAGACCTCCCATGGAAGAAATGGACCAAGATACAGGGTTCAACGGGCCCAGAGGAAGCAGACCTCTACTCG AGCCCCTATTACAAGACCCTGGAGCGCCAGATTACCATCAAGCTCGGGAACCCATGGGACATCCCGCCGAGAGAGCCCCAGAAGGATATCGTG AACCCCTCATGCGTGAGAGAGAGGCTAGGGCGCCACCTCAAATGGAGCGTCATGCAG AGCGCCCTCGCTCTTCCTTCCCACCAGAGCGTGAAGCAGGCTATGGTGGCCGTGGTGGCGCTGGTGCTGCTCCCGCTTCCCAGTATGGAGAAGAGAGCTATG GTGGAGCCCGTGGTGGAGCCCGAGGTGGAGCCGCTGGACGTGGTGCCGCCCAGGAGGAGTACGGCCAGCAGAGCCGTGGAGCAGGAGGAGCTTATGACTACGCCGAGTCCAGGCCTGCCAGGGCGGAGTATGGGGCTGCTTCTGCTGCCGCTGCTGATCCATACCGCTCCAGAGCTCCCTATGGAGCCAATAGTGAGCCAACTCCAGCTCGCCAAACCAGAGAAAG TTTTGGCGAGCGTGACTACGCGCCTCAAGCTCGAAGCGCCGACCCGTACGGTGCGGCTCCGTCGGCTGCAGCATCCCGAGGATACGGAGCCAGGGAGCCTGCCCTCCCCCGCGATGCACCCATGTCCCGTGAAGCACCAAGGGGACGCGACCCAATGGCCGCCCGGGACTACGCCCCTCCTGCCCGTAGCCAGAGGGACTATGCTGAACCGGCTAGACGTGAAGAGACTGTAGGGGATTACGCCAGGGGAGGCTTTGCTGAGGAAAGACAAGCATCTTCCTTTTCCTCAAGAACCTTTGATGAATATG AGAAGGCCAGTAGCCGGGGATACGGAGCTGCCTCAGACAGCTATGGCTCTGCCAGGGACCCTGCTG GAAGCTCATCAAGTTCAAGATCGGCCTTTTCCTCTCGCGATCAGTACCCAAGTGGGCGTGGCGATCGTGCCGAAAAGCCCGGGTACGGCGACTCTTACAGAACCGCACCCCAATCCTCCTACGGTGGCCGCTCTGCCCCCGCCGATAGAAATGGGGGCGGCCGCCCTTACAGCCGTTATTAG
- the LOC129279409 gene encoding RNA-binding motif protein, X chromosome-like isoform X11 has product MPAAVKDSPNKVFVSNIPKTWDDAKLESIFVKFGKISQVNLMKHRETGESRGFGFITYDSEEDANDAIQGMNGKDIEGVELKVDAALKSLHSGGAGGERGGRGGFRGRGVPRGRGGPLMRGGPMGGGFSPRGGPRGGFMPRGRGGPFRGGMGGEEGGSRGRGRFDGPPRGGPPRGGPRGGMRGSPRGAPRGAPRGAPRGRGGPGRPLIDRPPMEEMDQDTGFNGPRGSRPLLEPLLQDPGAPDYHQAREPMGHPAERAPEGYRGGGYPDRGLLPTRQAQWDEAPVRRDLEPLMREREARAPPQMERHAERPRSSFPPEREAGYGGRGGAGAAPASQYGEESYGGARGGARGGAAGRGAAQEEYGQQSRGAGGAYDYAESRPARAEYGAASAAAADPYRSRAPYGANSEPTPARQTRESFGERDYAPQARSADPYGAAPSAAASRGYGAREPALPRDAPMSREAPRGRDPMAARDYAPPARSQRDYAEPARREETVGDYARGGFAEERQASSFSSRTFDEYEKASSRGYGAASDSYGSARDPAGSSSSSRSAFSSRDQYPSGRGDRAEKPGYGDSYRTAPQSSYGGRSAPADRNGGGRPYSRY; this is encoded by the exons ATGCCTGCTGCAGTTAAAGACTCGCCAAACAAGGTCTTTGTGAGCAACATTCCTAAGACATGGGACGATGCGAAATTAGAATCAATATTTGTCAAGTTCGGCAAAATATCTCAAG TAAACTTGATGAAACATAGAGAGACCGGAGAATCTAGAGGATTTGGCTTCATCACATATGATAGCGAGGAGGATGCAAATGATGCTATACAGGGAATGAATGGAAAg GATATTGAAGGAGTGGAGCTGAAAGTAGATGCTGCCCTCAAGTCTCTACACTCAGGTGGAGCCGGTGGCGAAAGGGGCGGCCGAGGGGGCTTCAGAGGAAGAGGAGTCCCAAG aggAAGGGGAGGACCTCTTATGCGTGGAGGCCCAATGGGGGGCGGGTTCTCCCCAAGAGGCGGACCAAGGGGTGGCTTTATGCCAAGGGGGCGTGGCGGACCATTCAGAGGAGGCATGGGAGGTGAAGAAGGAGGAAGTCGAGGGCGTGGCCGATTTGATGGACCCCCACGAGGCGGACCACCAAGGGGCGGACCAAGGGGTGGCATGAGAGGGTCACCAAGGGGTGCGCCCAGAGGAGCACCCAGGGGGGCACCAAGGGGACGAGGTGGGCCAGGAAG acCTCTAATCGACAGACCTCCCATGGAAGAAATGGACCAAGATACAGGGTTCAACGGGCCCAGAGGAAGCAGACCTCTACTCG AGCCCCTATTACAAGACCCTGGAGCGCCAGATTACCATCAAGCTCGGGAACCCATGGGACATCCCGCCGAGAGAGCCCCAGAAGGATATCGTG GTGGCGGATACCCCGACCGAGGTTTGCTTCCAACTCGCCAAGCCCAGTGGGACGAGGCACCTGTGAGAAGAGATCtgg AACCCCTCATGCGTGAGAGAGAGGCTAGGGCGCCACCTCAAATGGAGCGTCATGCAG AGCGCCCTCGCTCTTCCTTCCCACCAGAGCGTGAAGCAGGCTATGGTGGCCGTGGTGGCGCTGGTGCTGCTCCCGCTTCCCAGTATGGAGAAGAGAGCTATG GTGGAGCCCGTGGTGGAGCCCGAGGTGGAGCCGCTGGACGTGGTGCCGCCCAGGAGGAGTACGGCCAGCAGAGCCGTGGAGCAGGAGGAGCTTATGACTACGCCGAGTCCAGGCCTGCCAGGGCGGAGTATGGGGCTGCTTCTGCTGCCGCTGCTGATCCATACCGCTCCAGAGCTCCCTATGGAGCCAATAGTGAGCCAACTCCAGCTCGCCAAACCAGAGAAAG TTTTGGCGAGCGTGACTACGCGCCTCAAGCTCGAAGCGCCGACCCGTACGGTGCGGCTCCGTCGGCTGCAGCATCCCGAGGATACGGAGCCAGGGAGCCTGCCCTCCCCCGCGATGCACCCATGTCCCGTGAAGCACCAAGGGGACGCGACCCAATGGCCGCCCGGGACTACGCCCCTCCTGCCCGTAGCCAGAGGGACTATGCTGAACCGGCTAGACGTGAAGAGACTGTAGGGGATTACGCCAGGGGAGGCTTTGCTGAGGAAAGACAAGCATCTTCCTTTTCCTCAAGAACCTTTGATGAATATG AGAAGGCCAGTAGCCGGGGATACGGAGCTGCCTCAGACAGCTATGGCTCTGCCAGGGACCCTGCTG GAAGCTCATCAAGTTCAAGATCGGCCTTTTCCTCTCGCGATCAGTACCCAAGTGGGCGTGGCGATCGTGCCGAAAAGCCCGGGTACGGCGACTCTTACAGAACCGCACCCCAATCCTCCTACGGTGGCCGCTCTGCCCCCGCCGATAGAAATGGGGGCGGCCGCCCTTACAGCCGTTATTAG
- the LOC129279409 gene encoding RNA-binding motif protein, X chromosome-like isoform X17 has product MPAAVKDSPNKVFVSNIPKTWDDAKLESIFVKFGKISQVNLMKHRETGESRGFGFITYDSEEDANDAIQGMNGKDIEGVELKVDAALKSLHSGGAGGERGGRGGFRGRGVPRGRGGPLMRGGPMGGGFSPRGGPRGGFMPRGRGGPFRGGMGGEEGGSRGRGRFDGPPRGGPPRGGPRGGMRGSPRGAPRGAPRGAPRGRGGPGRPLIDRPPMEEMDQDTGFNGPRGSRPLLEPLLQDPGAPDYHQAREPMGHPAERAPEGYREPLMREREARAPPQMERHAAERPRSSFPPEREAGYGGRGGAGAAPASQYGEESYGGARGGARGGAAGRGAAQEEYGQQSRGAGGAYDYAESRPARAEYGAASAAAADPYRSRAPYGANSEPTPARQTRESFGERDYAPQARSADPYGAAPSAAASRGYGAREPALPRDAPMSREAPRGRDPMAARDYAPPARSQRDYAEPARREETVGDYARGGFAEERQASSFSSRTFDEYEKASSRGYGAASDSYGSARDPAGSSSSSRSAFSSRDQYPSGRGDRAEKPGYGDSYRTAPQSSYGGRSAPADRNGGGRPYSRY; this is encoded by the exons ATGCCTGCTGCAGTTAAAGACTCGCCAAACAAGGTCTTTGTGAGCAACATTCCTAAGACATGGGACGATGCGAAATTAGAATCAATATTTGTCAAGTTCGGCAAAATATCTCAAG TAAACTTGATGAAACATAGAGAGACCGGAGAATCTAGAGGATTTGGCTTCATCACATATGATAGCGAGGAGGATGCAAATGATGCTATACAGGGAATGAATGGAAAg GATATTGAAGGAGTGGAGCTGAAAGTAGATGCTGCCCTCAAGTCTCTACACTCAGGTGGAGCCGGTGGCGAAAGGGGCGGCCGAGGGGGCTTCAGAGGAAGAGGAGTCCCAAG aggAAGGGGAGGACCTCTTATGCGTGGAGGCCCAATGGGGGGCGGGTTCTCCCCAAGAGGCGGACCAAGGGGTGGCTTTATGCCAAGGGGGCGTGGCGGACCATTCAGAGGAGGCATGGGAGGTGAAGAAGGAGGAAGTCGAGGGCGTGGCCGATTTGATGGACCCCCACGAGGCGGACCACCAAGGGGCGGACCAAGGGGTGGCATGAGAGGGTCACCAAGGGGTGCGCCCAGAGGAGCACCCAGGGGGGCACCAAGGGGACGAGGTGGGCCAGGAAG acCTCTAATCGACAGACCTCCCATGGAAGAAATGGACCAAGATACAGGGTTCAACGGGCCCAGAGGAAGCAGACCTCTACTCG AGCCCCTATTACAAGACCCTGGAGCGCCAGATTACCATCAAGCTCGGGAACCCATGGGACATCCCGCCGAGAGAGCCCCAGAAGGATATCGTG AACCCCTCATGCGTGAGAGAGAGGCTAGGGCGCCACCTCAAATGGAGCGTCATGCAG CAGAGCGCCCTCGCTCTTCCTTCCCACCAGAGCGTGAAGCAGGCTATGGTGGCCGTGGTGGCGCTGGTGCTGCTCCCGCTTCCCAGTATGGAGAAGAGAGCTATG GTGGAGCCCGTGGTGGAGCCCGAGGTGGAGCCGCTGGACGTGGTGCCGCCCAGGAGGAGTACGGCCAGCAGAGCCGTGGAGCAGGAGGAGCTTATGACTACGCCGAGTCCAGGCCTGCCAGGGCGGAGTATGGGGCTGCTTCTGCTGCCGCTGCTGATCCATACCGCTCCAGAGCTCCCTATGGAGCCAATAGTGAGCCAACTCCAGCTCGCCAAACCAGAGAAAG TTTTGGCGAGCGTGACTACGCGCCTCAAGCTCGAAGCGCCGACCCGTACGGTGCGGCTCCGTCGGCTGCAGCATCCCGAGGATACGGAGCCAGGGAGCCTGCCCTCCCCCGCGATGCACCCATGTCCCGTGAAGCACCAAGGGGACGCGACCCAATGGCCGCCCGGGACTACGCCCCTCCTGCCCGTAGCCAGAGGGACTATGCTGAACCGGCTAGACGTGAAGAGACTGTAGGGGATTACGCCAGGGGAGGCTTTGCTGAGGAAAGACAAGCATCTTCCTTTTCCTCAAGAACCTTTGATGAATATG AGAAGGCCAGTAGCCGGGGATACGGAGCTGCCTCAGACAGCTATGGCTCTGCCAGGGACCCTGCTG GAAGCTCATCAAGTTCAAGATCGGCCTTTTCCTCTCGCGATCAGTACCCAAGTGGGCGTGGCGATCGTGCCGAAAAGCCCGGGTACGGCGACTCTTACAGAACCGCACCCCAATCCTCCTACGGTGGCCGCTCTGCCCCCGCCGATAGAAATGGGGGCGGCCGCCCTTACAGCCGTTATTAG